A single region of the Polymorphum gilvum SL003B-26A1 genome encodes:
- a CDS encoding lipopolysaccharide biosynthesis protein, whose product MKDLRARLAQIDPVGLLWSMGSRFGSTLLSFLVLYAASQSLETAEYGLYIFLFSIGSSLGLIFVFGQHVLLVKHYRLDGHAKGRTNQDILFVNACWLTLGAGALLLAAAAMLPFTGRLSPPYDALPIAFAFAAAFALSEYFQNYFRIHGLIALALAPRENIWRLLSAVALPLLAWAGLMHSGAAAMEVVTVLLGVAVGYQVYRFVRIEGLGFLGAARPRIDRGTLKAWNRETGFFSANTFFNSAAAYLETILIGIVLDLEAAAVYFVAYRISMLLTLPVLAIDTVGIPLISARFQDRDTAGAQRITALLSAGSFLCAVVGGLLLYFTGDIALALFDPQFEEHFAILAILCLAAITHAFFGPGTWLIMIGGGERYLLAMRSVVFVVYLGVLGGLGFTLGLAGVAFAGWFQLLAVHLLSRRWVIRRWSVDNAATAILPYLARSRAGAGPVAAGDGRKEASDASC is encoded by the coding sequence ATGAAGGATCTGCGCGCGCGTCTCGCCCAGATCGACCCGGTCGGCCTACTGTGGTCGATGGGCAGCCGCTTCGGCAGCACGCTGCTGAGCTTCCTGGTCCTCTACGCCGCCAGCCAGTCGCTGGAGACCGCCGAATACGGCCTCTACATCTTCCTGTTTTCGATCGGCAGTTCGCTCGGCCTGATCTTTGTCTTCGGCCAGCACGTCCTGCTGGTGAAGCACTACCGCCTCGACGGCCACGCCAAGGGCCGCACCAATCAGGACATCCTGTTCGTCAACGCTTGCTGGCTGACGCTCGGCGCCGGCGCCCTGCTGCTGGCGGCCGCCGCGATGCTGCCCTTCACCGGCCGCCTCAGCCCGCCCTACGACGCCCTGCCGATCGCCTTCGCCTTTGCCGCCGCCTTCGCGCTCAGCGAATATTTTCAGAACTATTTCCGCATCCACGGCCTGATCGCGCTCGCCCTCGCCCCGCGCGAGAACATCTGGCGGCTGCTCAGCGCCGTGGCGCTGCCGCTGCTCGCCTGGGCCGGGCTGATGCACAGCGGCGCCGCGGCGATGGAGGTCGTCACCGTGCTGCTCGGCGTCGCCGTCGGCTACCAGGTCTATCGCTTCGTGCGGATCGAGGGCCTCGGCTTCCTCGGCGCCGCCCGGCCGCGGATCGACCGGGGCACGCTCAAGGCCTGGAACCGGGAAACCGGGTTCTTCTCGGCCAACACCTTCTTCAATTCGGCGGCCGCCTACCTGGAGACGATCCTGATCGGCATCGTCCTCGACCTGGAGGCGGCGGCGGTCTATTTCGTCGCCTATCGCATCTCCATGCTGCTCACTCTGCCGGTGCTGGCGATCGACACTGTCGGCATCCCGCTGATTTCGGCCCGGTTCCAGGACAGGGACACGGCCGGCGCCCAGCGCATCACGGCGCTGCTGTCGGCCGGCAGCTTCCTGTGCGCGGTCGTCGGCGGGCTGCTGCTCTATTTCACCGGCGACATCGCGCTCGCCCTGTTCGATCCGCAGTTCGAGGAGCATTTCGCCATCCTGGCCATCCTGTGCCTGGCCGCCATCACCCATGCCTTCTTCGGCCCCGGCACCTGGCTGATCATGATCGGCGGCGGCGAGCGCTACCTGCTGGCCATGCGCAGCGTCGTCTTCGTCGTCTATCTCGGCGTGCTCGGCGGGCTGGGCTTCACGTTGGGCCTGGCCGGCGTTGCCTTCGCCGGCTGGTTCCAGCTGCTCGCCGTCCATCTGCTCAGCCGGCGCTGGGTGATCCGGCGCTGGTCGGTCGACAACGCCGCCACCGCGATCCTGCCCTATCTCGCCCGCTCGCGGGCCGGCGCAGGTCCTGTCGCGGCGGGCGACGGCCGCAAGGAAGCCTCCGATGCCTCGTGCTGA